In Caproiciproducens sp. NJN-50, the following are encoded in one genomic region:
- the hisF gene encoding imidazole glycerol phosphate synthase subunit HisF produces MYAKRIIPCLDVKDGRVVKGTEFVRLRDAGDPVKAAAEYGRQGADELAFLDITASSDARDIMIGLVGQVADSIFIPFTVGGGIRSVEDFNALLRAGADKVSVNSAAILNPGLISAASEKFGSQCVVCAVDARRRAEGGWTVYRNGGRVDTGLDAVRWAQKAARLGAGEILLTSMDCDGVKNGYDLELTAAVSERVPIPVIASGGAGKPEHFYDAFTKGKADAVLAASLFHFGEVAIPDLKEYLAGRGIPVRK; encoded by the coding sequence ATGTATGCGAAACGAATCATTCCCTGCCTGGACGTCAAGGACGGCCGGGTCGTCAAGGGAACGGAATTTGTTCGGCTGAGGGACGCGGGGGACCCTGTGAAAGCGGCCGCGGAATACGGCCGGCAGGGCGCGGACGAACTCGCGTTCCTGGATATCACCGCTTCCTCGGATGCCAGAGATATTATGATCGGCCTGGTCGGGCAGGTGGCGGACAGCATCTTTATCCCGTTTACCGTGGGAGGGGGAATCCGTTCGGTGGAGGACTTCAACGCGCTGCTCCGCGCCGGGGCGGACAAGGTTTCCGTCAACTCGGCGGCGATTCTGAATCCCGGCTTGATTTCCGCGGCCTCCGAAAAGTTCGGGAGTCAGTGCGTGGTCTGCGCGGTCGACGCGAGACGCCGCGCGGAGGGCGGCTGGACGGTTTACCGCAACGGCGGGCGCGTCGACACGGGATTGGACGCCGTCCGGTGGGCGCAGAAAGCGGCCCGGCTCGGCGCGGGCGAAATCCTTTTGACCAGCATGGATTGTGACGGGGTGAAAAACGGGTATGACCTTGAGCTGACTGCCGCCGTCTCCGAGCGGGTCCCGATTCCGGTGATCGCCTCCGGCGGGGCCGGGAAGCCGGAGCATTTTTACGATGCTTTTACGAAAGGGAAAGCCGACGCCGTGCTGGCGGCGTCCCTGTTCCACTTCGGTGAAGTCGCGATTCCAGACCTGAAGGAGTATCTCGCAGGGCGCGGAATTCCAGTGCGAAAATAA